Proteins co-encoded in one Lasioglossum baleicum chromosome 3, iyLasBale1, whole genome shotgun sequence genomic window:
- the Gcs2beta gene encoding glucosidase 2 subunit beta yields MDGCSSSCVYPNVCVRVLARVFHRLNLKDCPFFIGRISNGSRANRFSDSISGVSHREATMTDHKVYLAVLSVGLSMLLGHVAGAKVLQIRGIPTTKSSLFSSDKDFQCFDGSLVIPFAWVNDDYCDCADGSDEPGTSACGNGIFYCENTGHRARYIPSTWVNDGICDCCDTSDEYKSGKDCSNNCNELGKEARLEQEKAEELMKEGNKIRTEMVSKGKQLKNDYQTNLVKLRADFEEAALLKKEKEVLKTQAEERETAALEKYRVAEPEQPAVEEGDEEKELQDTEIEDYFKLLDSDDSGTITVMELRSRVTFDKDRDGAVSEEEALFFLNNKKEVNFQEFVDSAWPLVKPFLMLEQGMFKPGDRAEEEEEGHESTEEPSEHDKEEDEDGEGEEGAGEVQEKQESAIQYDDETQALIDEASTARETYQAAEKAVNDLQSEIRMLEDKLDRDYGVEEEFAPLDGECFEYTDLEYVYTLCMFGKATQRSKSGGSDIILGHWNEWAGPNGQKYSRMKYDRGLTCWNGPARSTMVTLTCGMENKLISVTEPMRCEYAMEISTPALCNPSSETADTHDEL; encoded by the exons ATGGACGGTTGCTCAAGTTCATGTGTATATCCGaatgtgtgcgtgcgtgtccTGGCTCGTGTCTTTCACCGTTTGAACCTCAAAGACTGTCCGTTTTTCATCGGAAGGATTTCGAACGGTTCACGTGCGAACAGATTTTCGGACAGTATCAGCGGAGTATCGCATAGAGAAGCGACGATGACCGATCACAAAGTATACCTGGCAGTTCTGTCGGTCGGTCTGTCGATGCTATTGGGCCACGTAGCCGGCGCGAAGGTGCTGCAGATTCGTGGCATACCTACAACGAAAAGCTCGTTGTTCTCGTCGGACAAGGACTTCCAGTGTTTCGACGGGAGCCTGGTGATCCCGTTCGCGTGGGTGAATGATGACTATTGCGATTGTGCGGACGGTAGCGACGAGCCGGGTACGTCTGCCTGCGGCAATGGCATCTTCTACTGCGAGAACACCGGCCACAGAGCCCGCTACATACCCTCGACCTGGGTGAACGACGGCATTTGCGATTGCTGTGACACCTCCGACGAGTACAAGTCAGGTAAGGACTGTTCGAATAACTGTAACGAGCTGGGCAAAGAAGCTAGATTGGAGCAGGAAAAAGCAGAGGAATTGATGAAAGAGGGCAATAAGATCAGGACTGAGATGGTCTCTAAAGGCAAACAATTGAAGAACGATTACCAGACCAATTTAGTAAAGCTCAGAGCCGACTTCGAAGAAGCAGCTCTCCTCAAGAAGGAGAAAGAAGTATTAAAGACCCAAGCAGAGGAACGAGAGACAGCTGCATTGGAGAAGTATCGGGTGGCAGAACCAGAACAGCCTGCGGTCGAGGAAGGGGACGAGGAGAAGGAGTTGCAAGATACGGAGATAGAGGACTACTTCAAACTGTTGGATTCTGATGATAGCGGAACCATCACTGTTATGGAGCTGAGAAGCAGAGTTACCTTCGACAAAGACAGAGATGGGGCTGTCAGCGAGGAGGAGGCACTCTTTTTCTTGAACAACAAGAAGGAGGTGAATTTCCAGGAGTTCGTGGACTCTGCTTGGCCTCTCGTCAAGCCCTTCTTAATGTTGGAACAAG GTATGTTCAAACCAGGCGATCGtgccgaggaagaggaagagggccATGAGAGTACGGAGGAGCCATCGGAGCACGACAAAGAGGAAGATGaagacggagagggagaggagggaGCAGGCGAGGTTCAAGAGAAACAGGAGTCCGCTATCCAGTACGATGACGAGACTCAAGCTCTCATCGATGAAGCCTCGACCGCTCGGGAGACCTACCAGGCGGCGGAGAAGGCGGTGAACGACTTGCAGTCGGAGATCAGGATGCTCGAGGACAAACTGGATCGCGATTACGGCGTCGAAGAAGAGTTCGCGCCTTTGGACGGCGAGTGCTTCGAGTACACGGACTTGGAGTATGTCTACACCCTGTGCATGTTCGGTAAAGCGACGCAGAGGTCCAAGTCCGGTGGCAGCGACATCATCCTGGGTCACTGGAACGAATGGGCTGGACCCAACGGCCAGAAGTACTCGAGAATGAAGTACGACAGGGGATTGACTTGCTGGAACGGTCCAGCACGTTCCACCATGGTCACGCTCACCTGTGGCATGGAGAACAAGCTGATATCGGTAACAGAACCGATGCGCTGCGAGTATGCCATGGAGATATCCACGCCGGCTTTGTGCAACCCTAGCTCGGAGACTGCCGACACTCACGACGAGTTGTAA